The following proteins are encoded in a genomic region of Myxococcaceae bacterium:
- the holA gene encoding DNA polymerase III subunit delta yields MPKTYADWLKQLTKPDLPRVLAFGGEERAFVDEAIEEIKSRFQGPFDEFNREILSLRRASCEQALLAARQHPFMAKERLLLLKDAETLKEEHLPALQQYLLEKNPTTVLVLIFEQIDFRQKIPKLLDASCDLYRFDHPKDREMASIIRMRAQTRGLRLNPDAVQQLQLELGPNLLLLDRALEKLELAYQDHVVTAEQVFEQVAQISYEDAFVLARAILMGNRSQVAKSLAHLKAAQEVPLRLLGVLAWQFRVVLRARLMLDEGETAQEVGSKLHLFGDRLDFALRMAKQLDADRQIERLTSLLKLDKSLKSSRANPWLLFDQFALELETLNERSC; encoded by the coding sequence ATGCCGAAAACTTACGCCGATTGGCTCAAACAACTGACGAAACCAGATTTGCCGCGCGTTCTTGCCTTTGGAGGGGAAGAGCGGGCTTTTGTTGACGAAGCGATTGAAGAAATCAAGAGCCGCTTTCAAGGGCCCTTCGATGAGTTTAATCGTGAGATTCTTTCTCTGCGAAGAGCTTCCTGCGAGCAAGCTTTGTTGGCTGCGCGACAGCACCCTTTCATGGCCAAAGAACGTTTGCTTTTATTAAAAGATGCGGAAACTCTTAAAGAAGAGCATTTGCCTGCTCTGCAGCAATATCTTTTGGAAAAAAATCCGACCACGGTTTTGGTGCTGATCTTTGAACAAATCGATTTTCGGCAAAAAATACCGAAGTTGCTGGATGCATCTTGCGATTTATACCGATTTGACCACCCCAAAGATCGTGAAATGGCCAGTATCATTCGAATGCGTGCTCAGACCAGAGGGCTGCGGTTGAACCCAGACGCAGTTCAGCAGTTGCAGCTGGAATTGGGCCCCAATTTGCTTTTGCTGGACAGGGCTTTGGAGAAACTTGAGCTTGCTTACCAAGATCACGTCGTTACTGCCGAGCAAGTCTTTGAACAAGTGGCTCAAATTTCGTACGAGGATGCCTTTGTTTTGGCTCGAGCGATTTTGATGGGAAATCGATCGCAAGTCGCAAAGAGCTTGGCTCATCTCAAGGCCGCTCAAGAAGTTCCCTTGCGGCTTTTGGGCGTGTTGGCTTGGCAATTTCGTGTGGTCTTGCGGGCTCGCCTCATGCTTGACGAAGGGGAAACGGCGCAAGAAGTCGGAAGCAAACTTCATCTTTTTGGAGATCGCTTGGATTTTGCGCTGCGAATGGCCAAGCAATTAGACGCTGATCGTCAAATTGAACGACTGACGAGCCTCTTGAAGCTGGATAAAAGCCTGAAAAGCTCAAGAGCCAACCCTTGGCTTTTATTCGACCAATTCGCCTTGGAACTAGAAACGCTTAATGAACGGAGCTGTTGA